In Pirellula sp. SH-Sr6A, the DNA window CGCGCGCTGGATCGCATGTTCAAGGAAACGGGGCACCAAAATGCCTATTTCCCGCTCTTTATCCCGATGAGCTACTTGGAAAAGGAAGCGGAGCACGTCGAGGGATTCGCGAAGGAGTGCGCGGTCGTCACGCACCATCGATTGGAACCAGACGGGAAAGGTGGGCTTCGTCCCGCCGGCCCCCTTGAGGAACCGCTGATCGTTCGCCCCACCAGCGAGACAATCATCGGTGCGACTTACGCAAAATGGGTCCAGTCCTATCGCGATCTCCCCATCCTCATCAACCAATGGGCCAACGTGGTCCGCTGGGAAATGCGCACCCGACTCTTCCTTCGAACCGCCGAATTCCTCTGGCAAGAAGGACACACGGTGCACGCCACTTCCGAAGAAGCGATGGAGGAGACTCGCAAAATGCTCGATGTCTACGCCGACTTCGCCGAAAATTACATGGCGATGCCGGTGATCAAAGGCGAAAAGACAGCTGGCGAACGCTTTCCCGGTGCCGTTCACACCTTTTCCATCGAAGCCATGATGCAGGACGGAAAGGCTTTGCAGGCAGGAACGTCTCACTTCCTTGGTCAAAACTTCTCCAAGGCCCAGGAGATTAAATTCCAAGACCAGAACAGCGAGATCGCCTACGCGTGGACCACCTCATGGGGAGTTTCCACGCGACTCGTCGGCGCCCTGATCATGTCCCACTCGGACGACGATGGACTCGTCCTCCCTCCACGGTTGGCGCCGCTCCACGCGATCATCATGCCGATCTATCGCGATGATGCGCAACGAGCCGAAGTCCTCGAGTATTGCAAATCTCTCCAACGCGAACTCCGCGCTCAATCCTTCGGCGAAGAAAAAATCCGTGTCGATATCGATGACCGCGATTTGCGCGGCGGCGAGAAGAAGTGGTACCACGTTCGCCGAGGTGTTCCCATCCGCATCGAAGTAGGTCCAAAAGACTTGGCGGCAAACGCTGCGTTCGTCGCGAGGCGCGATACCAACCAGTCCGCGGGAATGCCTCGCGCGGAGCTGATTGCAAATATCAGCTCCATGCTCGAGGAAATGCAATCGAATCTCTTTACCCGCGCTCTGCAAATGCGTGAAAGCAGAACGGTCGATCTCCACTCCGAAAAGGAATTTCGCGACTACTTCGCCGGCGATGATGAGAAGACAAAGATCTCAGCAGGCGGATTTGCCCGCTGCTGGTTTTCCAGCGAAGAGGAAGTGCAGGGATTGCTGGATGAACTAAAGGTCACCATCCGCTGCATCCCACTGACCGATGCAGAAAGCGATGCCCCATCGAAGACGACTGGCAAATGCTTCCTTACCGGCAAAGAAACGTCCAACCTGGCCGTCTTTGCCAAGTCCTACTAACGCGGGGAGTTTTTCGGGGTACCGGAAAGAATTGCTCGCGATGGCAATAAAAAAGGTCATGGTATGCCGCTCCATCGTCACACCATGACCATTATGTCGGAGGATCCGTGGGTGCGAATGATCCGACTTCCCAATCCGTGTTGCTAAATGTATCGACCGATACATCTCGGAAAACGTAGCGAAGTGGCACCAAGCGTTACAGATTACCTGGCCAATACGACCGGCCCGGGAGCCGTGGCGACTGGACTCAACGTGGCTGTCTTCAGAGTGTGTGGTTCCGATTTCAAATAGGGACTCGTTGGACCTGCCGCTGGGGGAGCCGGTGTGAAGGACTTCACGCTAATCGAGTCGCTGTGACTCGAAGCCCCTCCCCAGCTTGGAAGCTTCAGTCCGAACACGCTGCGGTCGTTGGACTTATTCGCCAACGTAGGTTCGGAACCTTCGGACGGTACTTGGTAACGATTCACGACGACCGAATCGCACCCCGGTTTCGCATCGCACCCGGGAGCGGCGTGGCATCCACCGATCGGACCGCAGCCTGGCGCACTTGCCTGGCGATGGAGCAAGTTGCGATGATGCAAACAGTCGCACTGCTCGTTGACGTGACGCATGGAGTGCGCGATGGCGGCAGCCCTTTCAGCCGGATAAGTGGACCACAACATCGGGCTGTTCTCGTTGCAACTCATTCGAGCCGCGAGCGGTGAGTAAGGTCGATCGCACCCCATCGGATGGAACGCCACACCCGTCCCACTCGCACAGCGAGCGCAACCCGCATTCGCAACCATTTCCTCCCCACCCAAAGCAGCAACGGGGGGAAGGCCGGACTCACTATGGAATTGCGGGGAAGCGTGAACAGGTGAAGGTGTCGTCGTACCGACGATTTCCTGGGCCGAAACGCTAACGGAAAAAGACAGCGTTAGCAGAATTGCTTGCATCGTGCATCGCATGGTTTCAATCAACCTACTTGAGGGTCATCCGTGAATCAGAGCGAAGGGGAGAATCACCCTTGTCGCAACGTGTGATCAGTGAGAATCGTTCGAGCATCTCCGGCTCGAAAACAAGATGAGAAGGGGCGAAGAAACCCTGTGAACGTGGCAACGTCTAGCCACTTTTACCGCGAGTCGTTGTCGCAGCGGGATTCGCCCTGGCAATCTCATTCGCCTTAAGAATGCGCTCTCAAACTGGGCATGCAAGCAGCTTCTGGTATTTTTCAAAGCTCGTTCGCGCTCCCCGGTCGCTTTAAACGCCTCCTGCCTCACCCAACACCTAGGTAAAGTGTAACGGCCTATCCATCTGGCTCATTCGCCCCCCCTCGCCCATAATGGCTTCAAAAGGAGTTCCTCGATTGCGCCGAAAAAAACACTTCGTCTGGTCCCCCATTACCATCGCTCTGACCGGGGTAACAGCTACGACCCTCGTAGCCATCGCTACCGCGCCGATCTTGGCTGCCATCGGGAATCCATGGTGGGCGCAGCAAGTCCAATACACGACCTACTATGCCATGCTATTCGCCTTCGTCGGACTCATGGCGGCGCTGGTACACAATCGCGTTACCTCCCCCTCTGCCTCCTCGGTACACGTGTTCCAAACCTGCTCGAACGAGAAAGCACCGGGCTTCGGGCTTGTCGCGGTCTCCCCCTGTGACTGCGATCAAATCTGGATCGCCGATCAAGCCTTCGCGGAGCTCCCTGTCAAAAAGCAGATCCAAAAGATGGCTCGCGTCGGATTGCATCGACTCCAAGTCCTCGTGATGCGAGATCTGCAACTGCCCCCCTCCATCTCCGACCTCTGGGCCTACTTACCCAATCTCAAAGTTCTCGATATTCAGAATGCAACCGTACCGGAATGCTTCTGGAACGGTCTCGAGAAAACGCTGGACCTGGAACATGTCTTGGCCCACGGCTGCAGGCATTCGTCTTCCATGAAGGAGATACTGATCTCTCTTCCCGAAATAAAAATCTACACTCGACCTATGAATGTCGTAGCGCATGGCTGAACCGATCAAGAGTCCAACTTCGCTGGGCAAAGTGTCTCTCGTCGGTGCAGGACCGGGTGACGCCAACCTTATCACCCTGCGAGGTATCCAACTGCTCGCATCGGCCGATGTCGTCCTCTACGACGGATTGGTCAATCCCGAAATCCTGCAGCATGCGTCACCCAACGCCGAACTAATCTGCGTTGGCAAACATGGGCATGGCGGGATGTGGACCCAAAAGGAGATCGACCAGCGCACGATCGCCTTCGCCAAAGAGGGCAAGTCGGTGGTGCGGCTCAAAGGAGGAGATACCGCCATCTTCGCGCGAACAGCCGAAGAAGTCGAGCAGCTTGCAGCGCTTGCTATTCCATTTGAAATTGTACCCGGTATCACGGCGGCCCTCGCTGCGACGGCTTATGCGGGCATCCCATTGACCCACCGGGATTGGGCTTCGGCCGTCGCCTTCGTCACCGGGCAACTCCAGCCTTCCGATGGGAGCCTCGATGCCGACGACGGTATCGACTGGAAATCGCTCGCTCCATTCCCAGGGACCCTCGTTCTATACATGGGAGTCACCACCGCGCATCACTGGAGCCAGCAATTGATCGCAGCGGGCAAATCTCCCGCGACACCGGTCGCTTTGGTTCGTCGAATCTCCTGGCCAGACCAGCAAGTCGTTCGCTGCGAGCTAGGGAATGTGAGCGAAACGATCCGCTCCCTCCCAGGGTTTCGTCCCCCGGTCATCAGCATCATCGGTGAAGTGGTCAATCTCACCTCGACCATGAATTGGTTTTCGCAACGTCCCTTGTTTGGTAAGCGTTACCTCATTGCAGCCACACCGGATTCAGGAAGCAAACTGAGCCGCATGCTGAGCGAACTTGGTGCCCAAGTCACCTTGCAACCTGCGATGGAAACGTCACCTGTTGCCGACTGGACCGAGATCGATCCGCACCTACACAACCTGGCTCGACATACGTGGCTCGTTTTCACCAGTCCAGCCGGAGTAAAGACCTTTATGGAACGACTATTCCACCTGGGATACGACGCACGGCACTTGAGCGGCTCAAAAATTGCATCCGTCGGGTCAGCAACTAGCGAAGCGTTGCAGCATTACTCGTTACGGGCCGATCGCACTCCGCAAGTCTCAGGGATCGAGTTTCTCGCGCCCCTTCTCATTCCCGAATCCCCCGGTGCATCGATTTTGTTCATCCGCAACGAATCGGGCCGCACCGAAGGCATCGAGCTTCTCACAAGCCATGGAGCGAAATGCGTTTCTCTCAATGTGTACGAACAAAAACCGGTACCTGCTTGGCCAGCTCCCATTCTGGAGGCTTGCCGCGACGGTCGCTGGCACGGCATCCTCGTCACCAGCGCCAATATCGCCGAGCACGCTTGCAATCGGATCTCCCCCCATCAATCTCAGCAA includes these proteins:
- the proS gene encoding proline--tRNA ligase, producing the protein MAAKTAITPTRAEDYPEWYQQVIRGADLAENSSVRGCMVIKPWGYAIWENMQRALDRMFKETGHQNAYFPLFIPMSYLEKEAEHVEGFAKECAVVTHHRLEPDGKGGLRPAGPLEEPLIVRPTSETIIGATYAKWVQSYRDLPILINQWANVVRWEMRTRLFLRTAEFLWQEGHTVHATSEEAMEETRKMLDVYADFAENYMAMPVIKGEKTAGERFPGAVHTFSIEAMMQDGKALQAGTSHFLGQNFSKAQEIKFQDQNSEIAYAWTTSWGVSTRLVGALIMSHSDDDGLVLPPRLAPLHAIIMPIYRDDAQRAEVLEYCKSLQRELRAQSFGEEKIRVDIDDRDLRGGEKKWYHVRRGVPIRIEVGPKDLAANAAFVARRDTNQSAGMPRAELIANISSMLEEMQSNLFTRALQMRESRTVDLHSEKEFRDYFAGDDEKTKISAGGFARCWFSSEEEVQGLLDELKVTIRCIPLTDAESDAPSKTTGKCFLTGKETSNLAVFAKSY
- the cobA gene encoding uroporphyrinogen-III C-methyltransferase codes for the protein MAEPIKSPTSLGKVSLVGAGPGDANLITLRGIQLLASADVVLYDGLVNPEILQHASPNAELICVGKHGHGGMWTQKEIDQRTIAFAKEGKSVVRLKGGDTAIFARTAEEVEQLAALAIPFEIVPGITAALAATAYAGIPLTHRDWASAVAFVTGQLQPSDGSLDADDGIDWKSLAPFPGTLVLYMGVTTAHHWSQQLIAAGKSPATPVALVRRISWPDQQVVRCELGNVSETIRSLPGFRPPVISIIGEVVNLTSTMNWFSQRPLFGKRYLIAATPDSGSKLSRMLSELGAQVTLQPAMETSPVADWTEIDPHLHNLARHTWLVFTSPAGVKTFMERLFHLGYDARHLSGSKIASVGSATSEALQHYSLRADRTPQVSGIEFLAPLLIPESPGASILFIRNESGRTEGIELLTSHGAKCVSLNVYEQKPVPAWPAPILEACRDGRWHGILVTSANIAEHACNRISPHQSQQRWYSISARATETLQTRECTQVVTSSSPNLDSLASTLLRDVMVREDNSCESNSKRPPGSSNLT